One Rhizoctonia solani chromosome 1, complete sequence DNA window includes the following coding sequences:
- a CDS encoding Retrotransposable element Tf2 protein, with protein sequence MAPATCWIQLPNCLLPQKAVWETQCPVMRPNHANVPPADQTMLPDPVFANVVLVLPEKELQHQVKLSLDQDKSLEEVLQFLQNKSKALPSIKCAFKDYQMEARLLFYQGRTVVPVMEQDKVVKNSKANMM encoded by the coding sequence atggcacctgcTACTTGCtggatacaacttccaaattgtctacTGCCCCAGAAAGCAGTCTGGGAAACCCAATGCCCTGTCATGCGCCCCAACCATGCCAATGTTCCCCCAGCTGACCAGACAATGCTTCCTgaccctgtatttgccaatgttgtgCTTGTATTGCCAGAAAAGGAGTTGCAACACCAGGTCAAGTTATCCCTGGATCAGGACAAGTCCCTAGAAGAGGTCCTGCAATTCTTGCAAAACAAATCCAAGGCCCTGCCTTCCATCAAATGTGCATTCAAGGACTATCAGATGGAAGCCAGGTTGTTATTCTATCAAGGAAGGACTGTTGTCCCTGTTATGGAACAGGATAAAGTAGTAAAGAACAGCAAAGCAAACATGATGTAG